One Neisseria sicca genomic region harbors:
- a CDS encoding SPFH domain-containing protein produces MEFLYSFPVILLLVVVIFGFKAFIVVPQQEVYVVERLGRFHNALTAGLNILIPFVDRVAYRHSLKEVPLDVPSQVCITRDNTQLTVDGIIYFQVTDPKLASYGSSNYIMAITQLAQTTLRSVIGRMELDKTFEERDEINSIVVSALDEAAGAWGVKVLRYEIKDLVPPQEILRSMQAQITAEREKRARIAESEGRKIEQINLASGQREAEIQQSEGEAQAAINASNGEKIARINRAQGEAEALRLVAEANADAIRKIAEAVRSEGGSEAVNLKVAEQYVAAFSNLAKESNTLIMPANVADIGSLVSAGLKIIDGNKAAK; encoded by the coding sequence ATGGAATTTTTATACAGTTTCCCCGTCATCCTGTTGCTTGTCGTTGTAATTTTCGGCTTCAAAGCCTTTATCGTCGTGCCACAGCAGGAAGTTTACGTCGTTGAACGCCTCGGCAGATTTCACAACGCGCTGACCGCCGGTCTGAACATCCTGATTCCTTTCGTTGACCGCGTCGCCTACCGCCACTCGCTGAAAGAAGTGCCTTTGGACGTTCCCAGCCAAGTTTGTATCACCCGAGACAATACACAGCTTACCGTTGACGGCATCATTTATTTCCAAGTAACCGATCCGAAACTCGCTTCCTACGGCTCCAGCAACTACATCATGGCAATCACCCAGCTTGCCCAAACCACGCTGCGTTCGGTTATCGGCCGCATGGAGTTGGACAAAACGTTTGAAGAACGCGACGAAATCAACAGCATCGTCGTTTCCGCGCTCGATGAAGCGGCAGGCGCATGGGGTGTGAAAGTATTGCGTTACGAAATCAAAGACTTGGTTCCGCCGCAAGAAATCCTGCGTTCTATGCAGGCGCAAATTACCGCCGAGCGTGAAAAACGCGCCCGCATCGCCGAATCCGAAGGCCGCAAAATCGAGCAAATCAACCTTGCCAGCGGTCAGCGCGAAGCGGAAATCCAACAGTCTGAAGGTGAAGCGCAAGCCGCCATCAACGCGTCAAACGGTGAAAAAATCGCCCGCATCAACCGCGCACAAGGTGAAGCCGAAGCCCTGCGTCTGGTTGCCGAAGCCAACGCCGACGCCATCCGCAAAATCGCCGAGGCAGTCCGCTCAGAGGGCGGCTCAGAAGCCGTCAACCTGAAAGTTGCCGAGCAATATGTCGCCGCCTTCAGCAATCTGGCAAAAGAAAGCAACACGCTGATTATGCCTGCCAACGTCGCCGACATCGGCAGCCTGGTTTCAGCCGGACTGAAGATTATCGACGGCAACAAAGCGGCAAAATAA
- the ung gene encoding uracil-DNA glycosylase, whose protein sequence is MQTWHEAIGSEKSESYFQHIIETVKKERGMGRIIYPPAEDVFNAFKATEFGNVKVVILGQDPYHGAGQAHGLAFSVREGVAVPPSLANIYKELADDIEGFRIPQHGYLQHWAEQGVLLLNTVLTVRAGQAHSHATLGWERFTDEVVNQINQNREHVVFMLWGSHAQKKGAFIDRSRHLVLSAPHPSPLSAYRGFFGCKHFSRANAYLQENGITPIDWQV, encoded by the coding sequence ATGCAAACTTGGCACGAAGCAATCGGCTCGGAAAAGTCCGAATCCTATTTCCAACACATCATCGAAACCGTCAAGAAAGAGCGCGGCATGGGGCGGATTATCTATCCGCCTGCCGAAGACGTGTTCAACGCCTTTAAAGCAACCGAATTCGGTAACGTCAAAGTCGTGATTTTGGGGCAAGACCCGTATCACGGTGCAGGACAGGCGCACGGGCTGGCGTTTTCCGTCCGCGAAGGCGTCGCCGTCCCTCCCTCGTTGGCCAATATTTACAAAGAGCTGGCGGACGACATCGAAGGCTTCCGTATCCCGCAACACGGCTATCTGCAACATTGGGCGGAGCAGGGCGTTTTACTGCTCAATACCGTCCTGACCGTCCGCGCTGGGCAGGCGCATTCCCATGCGACATTGGGCTGGGAACGCTTTACCGACGAAGTGGTCAACCAAATCAACCAAAACCGCGAACACGTCGTCTTCATGCTTTGGGGCAGCCACGCGCAGAAAAAAGGCGCGTTTATCGACCGCAGCCGCCATCTCGTCCTCAGCGCGCCGCACCCCTCGCCGCTGTCAGCCTATCGCGGTTTTTTCGGCTGCAAACACTTTTCCCGAGCCAATGCCTATTTGCAGGAAAACGGGATAACGCCGATAGATTGGCAGGTATAA
- a CDS encoding Spy/CpxP family protein refolding chaperone codes for MSVGFKSYLPLCALSVALLTAVSQAHAGPQYIKLDDFQANCDIRSLNLTQDQHNALRRIRNDYKQASDKAYRKLVRTDRNRRQVIMKILAADNFDQNNARDYVETRYLSSMDFAVEELEIQHRFYHLLNPRQRQIWLSSCLR; via the coding sequence GTGTCTGTCGGATTCAAATCTTATTTACCCCTCTGTGCATTATCGGTTGCGCTACTGACGGCTGTCAGTCAAGCACACGCCGGCCCCCAATATATCAAGCTGGACGATTTTCAAGCCAATTGCGACATCCGCTCCCTTAATCTGACGCAAGACCAACACAATGCTTTGCGCCGTATCCGTAATGATTACAAACAGGCATCGGACAAAGCATACCGCAAACTCGTCCGCACAGACCGTAACCGCCGCCAAGTCATTATGAAAATCCTTGCGGCAGATAATTTCGATCAAAACAACGCCCGCGATTATGTCGAAACCCGCTACTTGTCGAGCATGGACTTCGCCGTGGAAGAATTGGAAATCCAACACCGCTTCTACCACCTGCTCAATCCGCGCCAACGCCAGATTTGGCTCTCTTCCTGCCTTCGCTGA
- the lipA gene encoding lipoyl synthase, giving the protein MSEIKVDDPKRGVKLKGADKTARIPIKVVPLQEKLKKPEWIRAKLPSRKFFEIKDILREQKMHTVCEEASCPNIGECFSKGTATFMIMGDICTRRCPFCDVGHGRPNMLDPDEPKNLAESVKAMNLRYVVITSVDRDDLRDGGAQHFADCIKAIRQTSPNTKIEILVPDFRGRLDIALKILAETPPDVMNHNLETHPSLYKKARPGANYQHSLDLLRRYKEMMPHIPTKSGIMVGLGETDEDVREIMRDMRAHNIEMITIGQYLQPSDGHLPVLRYVTPDQFKIFEKEAYELGFTNAAIGAMVRSSYHADEQAAEALRESHGGGCGHH; this is encoded by the coding sequence ATGAGCGAAATCAAAGTTGACGATCCCAAACGCGGCGTCAAACTCAAAGGCGCGGATAAAACCGCCCGCATCCCCATCAAAGTCGTCCCCCTTCAGGAAAAACTGAAAAAGCCCGAATGGATACGCGCCAAGCTGCCGTCACGTAAATTCTTTGAAATCAAAGACATTTTGCGCGAACAAAAAATGCACACCGTTTGCGAAGAAGCCTCCTGCCCGAACATCGGCGAATGCTTCAGCAAAGGCACAGCGACCTTCATGATTATGGGCGACATTTGTACCCGTCGCTGTCCGTTCTGCGACGTAGGACACGGCCGCCCGAATATGCTCGACCCCGACGAACCAAAAAACCTCGCAGAATCCGTCAAAGCCATGAACCTGCGTTACGTCGTCATCACCTCCGTTGACCGCGACGATCTGCGCGACGGCGGCGCACAGCATTTCGCCGACTGCATCAAAGCCATCCGCCAAACCAGTCCGAACACCAAAATCGAAATCCTCGTTCCCGACTTCCGCGGCCGCTTGGACATCGCGCTGAAAATCCTTGCCGAAACCCCGCCCGACGTGATGAACCACAACTTGGAAACCCATCCGAGCCTGTACAAAAAAGCCCGTCCGGGTGCCAACTATCAACACTCCCTCGACCTGCTGCGCCGCTACAAAGAAATGATGCCGCACATCCCGACCAAATCCGGCATCATGGTCGGCTTGGGCGAGACAGACGAAGACGTACGCGAAATCATGCGCGATATGCGGGCGCACAATATCGAGATGATTACCATCGGCCAGTACCTTCAACCTTCAGACGGACACCTGCCCGTCTTGCGCTATGTCACGCCCGACCAGTTCAAAATCTTTGAAAAAGAAGCATACGAACTGGGCTTCACCAACGCCGCCATCGGCGCCATGGTCCGCTCAAGCTACCATGCCGACGAGCAGGCTGCCGAAGCATTACGCGAAAGTCATGGCGGCGGTTGCGGCCATCATTGA
- a CDS encoding ATP-binding protein has translation MKLAAFLQKAYSVLDRLDLVLPEKPGKTDWNALAYRWHSVGKKGILESLPNPHTFPLDRLAAVGTQTERLKRNTEQFLAGRSANNVLMSGSRGTGKSSLVKALLHEYAKQGLRLIEVDKSDLVSLPALLFLLKDRPEKFIVFCDDLSFETGDETYKALKTALDGGLSQRCSNVLVYATSNRRHLMPEYMDENIGTTGIRGEIHQKEAVEEKISLSDRFGLWLSFYPFDQNDYLQAVENWLGDFGVDFDETARKAALQWAQMRGNRSGRSAWQFACDWAGRLPEQRVLD, from the coding sequence ATGAAACTTGCCGCCTTTTTGCAAAAAGCCTATTCCGTTTTGGACCGTCTTGATTTGGTACTGCCCGAAAAACCCGGCAAAACCGACTGGAACGCTTTGGCTTACCGTTGGCACAGCGTCGGTAAAAAAGGGATTTTGGAGAGCCTGCCAAACCCGCATACATTCCCGCTTGACCGTCTGGCTGCCGTCGGGACGCAAACCGAAAGACTCAAACGCAATACCGAGCAGTTTTTGGCAGGCCGCTCTGCGAATAATGTTTTGATGAGCGGTTCGCGCGGAACGGGCAAATCCTCGCTGGTCAAAGCCCTGTTGCACGAATATGCCAAACAAGGGCTGCGTCTGATTGAAGTAGATAAGAGCGATTTGGTCAGCCTGCCCGCGCTGCTTTTTTTGCTGAAAGACCGTCCCGAAAAATTCATCGTATTCTGCGATGACCTATCGTTTGAAACCGGTGATGAAACCTACAAAGCCCTAAAAACCGCATTGGACGGCGGTTTGTCGCAAAGATGCAGCAACGTGTTGGTGTACGCGACGTCCAACCGGCGCCACTTGATGCCTGAATATATGGATGAAAATATCGGGACAACGGGCATACGCGGCGAAATTCATCAAAAAGAAGCTGTTGAGGAAAAAATTTCCCTGTCCGACCGTTTCGGTTTGTGGTTGAGTTTTTATCCGTTTGATCAAAACGACTACCTTCAAGCGGTTGAAAATTGGCTGGGCGACTTCGGCGTGGATTTTGATGAAACGGCGCGCAAGGCGGCGTTGCAATGGGCGCAAATGCGCGGCAACCGCTCGGGACGTTCGGCTTGGCAGTTTGCGTGCGATTGGGCGGGACGTTTGCCGGAACAACGGGTTTTGGATTGA
- a CDS encoding HP0495 family protein codes for MTDQTSLIEFPCQFPIKVMGNAHPEFEKNILETVRQHAPDTEPHHITTRQSSKGNYTGATVKVNVESKEQLDKIYRALTDHEMVKVVY; via the coding sequence ATGACCGACCAAACCTCACTCATCGAATTCCCCTGCCAATTCCCCATCAAAGTCATGGGCAACGCGCATCCCGAATTTGAAAAAAATATCTTAGAAACCGTCCGCCAACACGCGCCCGATACCGAACCCCACCACATCACCACCCGTCAAAGCAGCAAGGGCAACTATACCGGTGCAACCGTTAAAGTAAACGTCGAAAGCAAAGAGCAACTGGACAAAATCTACCGCGCCCTGACCGATCACGAAATGGTGAAAGTGGTGTACTGA
- the trmB gene encoding tRNA (guanosine(46)-N7)-methyltransferase TrmB, with product MNEIIPDSTVPEAHKRSIRSFVLRQGHMTAAQQRAIDTMWPQFGIDYQDSVLDLNQRFGSDRPKVLEIGFGMGVATVEIAKRLPDTDFLAIDVHGPGVGNILKLIEEEHIGNIRVMRHDAVEVVENMLSDDVLDGIHIFFPDPWHKKRHNKRRLVQTPFVQKLLPKLKVGGYIHLATDWEEYAQQMLEVLSGFDNLQNTAADYAPTPDYRPETKFEARGKRLGHGVWDLVFKRIK from the coding sequence ATGAACGAAATAATCCCGGATTCCACCGTTCCTGAAGCGCACAAACGCTCCATCCGCAGCTTTGTGTTGCGTCAAGGGCATATGACTGCGGCGCAGCAGCGTGCCATTGATACGATGTGGCCGCAATTCGGCATCGATTACCAAGATTCCGTGTTGGACTTGAATCAGCGTTTCGGCAGCGACCGTCCCAAGGTGTTGGAAATCGGTTTCGGCATGGGCGTGGCAACTGTTGAAATTGCCAAGCGCCTGCCTGATACCGACTTTTTGGCGATTGATGTGCACGGTCCCGGCGTCGGCAACATTTTGAAATTGATTGAAGAAGAACACATCGGCAATATCCGCGTGATGCGGCACGATGCGGTCGAAGTGGTCGAAAATATGCTTTCAGACGACGTGCTCGACGGCATCCACATTTTCTTTCCCGACCCTTGGCACAAAAAACGCCATAACAAACGCCGCTTGGTGCAAACGCCATTTGTGCAGAAACTGCTGCCCAAGCTGAAAGTCGGTGGTTATATCCATTTGGCGACCGACTGGGAAGAATACGCGCAGCAGATGCTGGAAGTGTTGAGCGGTTTTGACAATTTGCAAAATACCGCCGCCGATTACGCGCCTACGCCCGACTACCGTCCCGAAACGAAATTTGAAGCCCGCGGCAAACGTTTGGGGCACGGCGTTTGGGATTTGGTTTTCAAACGCATCAAATAA
- a CDS encoding multifunctional CCA addition/repair protein: MKTYLVGGAVRDYLLGLPVKDHDWVVVGANAQTMLAQGFQPVGKDFPVFLHPETHEEYALARTERKTAKGYAGFSFHADKDVTLEQDLMRRDLTINAMAQDSDDLIIDPFGGQQDLAAGILRHVSPAFAEDPVRILRTARFAARYGFEIAEETMRLMRQMVENGEVDALVAERVWQELAKGLMEKNSRRMIEVLRECGALKVLLPEVDALFGVPQRADYHPEIDSGIHTLMTLQRAADMGLSLPERYAALLHDLGKAKTPPDILPKHHGHDLAGVEPVREVNQRLRAPRHCAELAELVCRWHIMFHQVGQFKNKTILTVLKKTDAFRRPERFAAALNVCIADKQGRLNRENAPYPQRAHWLALLEAANQVDSGKIAAECRAQEKAHLIAEEIDRARLAQIAPLQKAYQTEK, encoded by the coding sequence ATCAAAACCTACCTCGTCGGCGGCGCCGTCCGCGATTATCTTTTAGGTTTGCCCGTCAAAGACCACGACTGGGTGGTCGTCGGTGCCAACGCACAAACCATGCTGGCGCAAGGCTTCCAGCCGGTCGGCAAAGATTTTCCCGTGTTCCTCCATCCCGAAACCCACGAAGAATACGCCCTCGCCCGCACCGAACGCAAAACCGCCAAGGGCTATGCCGGTTTCAGTTTCCACGCCGACAAAGACGTTACGCTGGAGCAAGACTTGATGCGCCGCGACCTGACCATCAACGCGATGGCGCAGGATTCAGACGACCTCATCATCGACCCCTTCGGCGGACAACAGGATTTGGCAGCGGGCATTTTGCGCCACGTCTCGCCCGCCTTTGCCGAAGACCCCGTCCGCATCCTGCGCACCGCCCGCTTTGCCGCGCGCTACGGTTTTGAAATCGCGGAAGAAACCATGAGACTGATGCGGCAGATGGTGGAAAACGGCGAAGTGGACGCTTTGGTTGCCGAACGTGTCTGGCAGGAGTTGGCGAAAGGTTTGATGGAAAAAAATTCGCGCAGGATGATTGAAGTGTTGCGCGAATGCGGCGCACTCAAAGTCTTGCTGCCCGAAGTCGATGCCCTCTTCGGCGTGCCGCAACGCGCCGACTATCACCCCGAAATCGACAGCGGCATCCATACCCTGATGACGCTGCAACGCGCCGCCGATATGGGGCTGAGCCTGCCCGAGCGCTACGCTGCCCTGCTGCACGATTTGGGCAAAGCCAAAACCCCGCCTGACATCCTGCCCAAACATCACGGACACGACCTCGCAGGCGTCGAACCCGTGCGCGAAGTCAATCAGCGGCTGCGCGCGCCGAGACACTGCGCCGAGCTTGCCGAACTTGTCTGCCGCTGGCACATTATGTTCCACCAAGTCGGGCAATTCAAAAACAAAACCATCTTAACCGTTTTGAAAAAAACCGACGCTTTCAGACGACCCGAACGCTTCGCCGCCGCCCTGAACGTCTGCATTGCCGACAAACAAGGTCGTCTGAACCGCGAAAACGCCCCCTACCCGCAACGCGCGCACTGGCTCGCCCTGCTCGAAGCCGCCAACCAAGTGGATTCGGGCAAAATCGCCGCCGAATGCCGCGCGCAGGAAAAAGCCCACCTCATTGCCGAAGAAATCGACCGGGCGCGGTTGGCGCAAATCGCTCCGTTGCAAAAAGCGTATCAGACAGAAAAATAG
- a CDS encoding NfeD family protein yields MTTWFIVAAAVLIVELFVGTVYLLVVSAALFGAGLVYWLTGNNSIAVAAAAVLSAVGIWVVHSKFKKTAPRQELNDDLDIGQTVQILRRLHGDCYEVSYRGTYWQAQAENADAVQTTSTAVITGKNGNVLLIRFN; encoded by the coding sequence ATGACTACTTGGTTTATCGTTGCCGCCGCCGTCCTGATTGTCGAGCTGTTTGTCGGTACTGTATATCTCTTGGTTGTCAGCGCGGCTTTGTTCGGCGCGGGATTGGTGTATTGGCTGACCGGTAATAATTCGATTGCCGTTGCTGCGGCAGCCGTTTTATCCGCCGTCGGTATCTGGGTGGTACACAGTAAATTCAAAAAAACTGCGCCCCGCCAAGAATTGAACGATGATTTGGACATCGGACAGACCGTTCAAATCCTCCGCCGCCTTCACGGCGATTGCTATGAAGTTTCGTATCGGGGAACGTACTGGCAGGCGCAGGCTGAAAATGCCGATGCCGTTCAGACGACCTCTACCGCCGTTATTACCGGTAAAAACGGTAATGTTTTACTCATTCGTTTCAATTGA
- a CDS encoding YbhB/YbcL family Raf kinase inhibitor-like protein, translating into MQVTTSAIVNGEFEDKYGKRGNQFSPNNMPTYSIPFEISGAPEGTKSFAVVLEDKDAITASGFVWTHWLIADLKRTSVAENESLTATDYTQGANSWASLLGKLDIEEATGYGGMYPPNCRHRYELIVYALDTVLNLPRGFRFNDLHFAMQGHILDSASVMGTYDV; encoded by the coding sequence ATGCAGGTAACGACTTCAGCCATTGTCAACGGTGAATTTGAAGACAAATACGGCAAGCGCGGCAACCAGTTCAGTCCGAACAACATGCCGACTTACTCCATCCCCTTTGAAATCAGCGGCGCGCCCGAAGGCACGAAATCCTTCGCCGTCGTTTTAGAAGACAAAGACGCCATTACCGCCAGCGGATTTGTGTGGACACACTGGTTGATTGCCGACCTCAAGCGCACCTCCGTCGCCGAAAACGAAAGCCTGACCGCCACTGACTACACGCAAGGCGCAAACAGTTGGGCGAGCCTGTTGGGCAAGTTGGACATCGAAGAAGCCACAGGCTACGGCGGTATGTATCCGCCCAACTGCCGCCACCGCTACGAACTCATCGTTTACGCACTCGACACCGTATTAAACCTGCCGCGCGGCTTCCGCTTCAACGACCTGCATTTCGCCATGCAGGGACATATCTTGGACAGCGCAAGCGTAATGGGAACGTATGACGTATAA
- a CDS encoding riboflavin synthase: MFTGIVQGVGEIIAIREPSADFRTHVVKLPDGMTEHLQIGASVANNGCCLTITQIDGDTVSFDLMKETLEKTNLGRLKTGDAVNLERAARFGDEIGGHVMSGHIMTTTWITRIERSEFNRTVWFALPPELKPYILSKGFVGLDGCSLTIGDVTETEFNVHLIPETLTRTLFGSRKEGDVINIEIDPQTQAVVDTVMRVMAQQNPAISGQ, translated from the coding sequence ATGTTTACAGGTATCGTCCAAGGTGTCGGTGAGATCATCGCCATCCGCGAACCGTCCGCCGATTTCCGTACCCATGTCGTCAAGCTGCCCGATGGGATGACCGAGCATCTGCAAATCGGCGCATCCGTCGCCAACAACGGCTGCTGCCTGACCATTACCCAAATCGACGGCGATACGGTCAGCTTTGATTTGATGAAAGAAACCTTGGAAAAGACCAATTTAGGTCGTCTGAAAACGGGAGATGCCGTCAATCTCGAACGTGCCGCCCGTTTCGGCGATGAAATCGGCGGACACGTCATGAGCGGGCATATCATGACGACTACGTGGATTACTCGGATAGAACGCAGCGAGTTTAACCGCACGGTATGGTTTGCACTGCCACCCGAGCTCAAACCTTATATTTTGAGCAAAGGCTTTGTCGGCTTGGACGGTTGCAGCCTGACCATAGGCGACGTTACCGAAACGGAATTCAATGTCCACCTGATTCCGGAAACTTTGACGCGCACTTTGTTTGGCAGCCGGAAAGAGGGCGACGTCATCAATATCGAAATCGATCCGCAAACCCAAGCCGTTGTCGATACCGTGATGCGCGTGATGGCGCAACAAAATCCTGCTATATCAGGACAATAG
- the ruvB gene encoding Holliday junction branch migration DNA helicase RuvB produces MLQTDNLTAAQPQRIITAQSISSQEELLERALRPKTLDDYIGQDKAKEQLAIFIQAAKKRGEALDHTLLFGPPGLGKTTLAHIIAKELGVNLRQTSGPVLERAGDLAALLTNLEPHDVLFIDEIHRLSPVVEEILYPALEDYQLDIMIGEGPAARSVKIDLPPFTLVGATTRAGMLTNPLRDRFGIVARLEFYQNQDLATIVSRSAQLLQLDMGEEGAMEVAKRSRGTPRIANRLLRRVRDFADVKNNGVIDAAIADAALSMLDVDAQGLDVMDRKFLEAILHKFSGGPVGLDNVAAAIGESTDTIEDVIEPYLIQQGFLQRTPRGRMATERTYLHFGLKMEK; encoded by the coding sequence ATGCTGCAAACCGACAACCTGACCGCCGCCCAACCCCAGCGCATCATCACCGCCCAAAGCATCTCCTCGCAGGAAGAGTTGCTCGAGCGCGCCCTGCGCCCTAAAACGCTGGACGACTATATCGGGCAAGACAAAGCCAAAGAACAGCTCGCCATCTTCATCCAAGCCGCCAAAAAACGCGGCGAAGCCCTAGACCACACCCTGCTCTTCGGCCCGCCCGGACTGGGCAAAACCACGCTGGCGCACATCATCGCCAAAGAGCTGGGCGTCAACCTACGCCAAACCAGCGGCCCCGTCCTCGAACGCGCCGGCGACCTTGCCGCCCTTCTGACCAACCTCGAACCGCACGACGTATTGTTCATCGACGAAATCCACCGCCTCAGCCCCGTCGTCGAAGAAATCCTCTACCCCGCGCTCGAAGACTACCAACTCGACATCATGATAGGCGAAGGCCCTGCCGCCCGTTCCGTCAAAATCGACCTACCGCCCTTCACGCTCGTCGGTGCAACGACTCGCGCAGGTATGCTGACCAACCCTCTGCGCGACCGCTTCGGCATCGTTGCCCGCTTGGAGTTTTATCAAAATCAAGACCTTGCCACCATCGTCAGCCGTTCCGCGCAATTACTGCAACTCGACATGGGCGAAGAAGGCGCGATGGAAGTCGCCAAACGCAGCCGCGGCACGCCCCGCATCGCCAACCGCCTGCTGCGCCGCGTCCGCGATTTTGCCGATGTGAAAAACAACGGCGTAATTGATGCCGCCATTGCCGATGCCGCTTTAAGTATGCTGGATGTGGATGCGCAAGGTTTGGACGTCATGGACAGAAAATTCCTCGAAGCCATCCTGCACAAATTCAGCGGCGGTCCCGTCGGCCTTGATAATGTTGCCGCCGCCATCGGCGAATCCACGGACACCATCGAGGACGTTATCGAACCCTACCTCATCCAACAAGGCTTCCTGCAACGTACCCCCCGCGGCAGAATGGCCACCGAACGCACCTACCTGCACTTCGGCTTGAAAATGGAAAAATAA
- the rpe gene encoding ribulose-phosphate 3-epimerase has protein sequence MNHNFRIAPSILSADFARLGEEVTKVIEAGADLIHFDVMDNHYVPNLTFGPMVCAALKPYATVPIDVHLMVEPVDDLIQAFAKAGASIITFHPEASRHIDRSLSLIKDAGCQAGLVLNPATPAYVLENVLDRLDMVLLMSVNPGFGGQSFIPHTLEKIRQVRAMLDRYEAQSGRHIAIEVDGGIKTDNIAAVAAAGADTFVAGSAIFGKPDYKAVIDAMRKELASVA, from the coding sequence ATGAACCACAATTTCCGTATTGCGCCCAGCATCTTATCCGCCGATTTTGCCCGTTTGGGTGAGGAAGTAACGAAAGTTATCGAAGCGGGAGCCGATTTGATTCATTTCGACGTGATGGACAATCATTATGTGCCGAACCTGACTTTCGGCCCTATGGTCTGCGCAGCGTTGAAGCCTTATGCCACCGTGCCGATTGATGTGCATCTGATGGTCGAACCTGTTGATGATCTGATTCAGGCATTTGCCAAAGCAGGGGCGTCGATTATCACGTTTCATCCCGAAGCCAGCCGCCATATCGACCGCAGCCTCAGCCTGATTAAAGATGCGGGCTGTCAGGCAGGATTGGTGTTGAATCCGGCAACTCCCGCCTACGTTTTGGAAAACGTATTGGACAGGCTGGACATGGTATTGTTGATGTCGGTCAACCCCGGTTTCGGCGGACAAAGCTTCATTCCGCATACCCTTGAAAAAATCCGTCAAGTGCGGGCGATGTTGGATCGGTACGAAGCGCAAAGCGGGCGGCACATCGCCATCGAAGTAGACGGCGGCATCAAAACCGACAATATCGCCGCCGTCGCGGCAGCGGGTGCCGATACTTTTGTGGCAGGTTCCGCCATCTTTGGCAAGCCGGACTATAAGGCGGTGATTGATGCCATGAGGAAAGAATTGGCTTCTGTGGCCTAA
- the lipB gene encoding lipoyl(octanoyl) transferase LipB: MKIVQKGMVEYQPTFEAMKAFNAARDEHTEDELWVIEHPPVFTQGLAGKPEHLLIRDDIPVVQIDRGGQITYHGPGQLVIYTMINFKRRKTSVRNIVSALENSIIATLAEYGIEAAADPKRPGVYVGERKIASLGLRIKDGSVYHGLALNVNMDLSPFTHINPCGYAGMEMTQIADFVQPCPTLDEVAQKLTAHLETQLTPKANN, translated from the coding sequence ATGAAAATCGTGCAGAAAGGCATGGTCGAGTACCAACCGACTTTCGAAGCCATGAAAGCGTTCAACGCAGCCCGCGACGAACATACCGAAGACGAATTATGGGTGATCGAGCATCCGCCCGTCTTCACACAAGGGCTGGCAGGCAAACCGGAACACCTTCTGATCCGCGACGACATACCCGTCGTCCAAATCGACCGGGGCGGGCAAATCACTTATCACGGTCCCGGTCAGTTGGTCATCTACACCATGATCAACTTCAAACGCCGCAAAACCAGCGTCCGCAACATCGTTTCCGCGCTTGAAAACAGTATCATCGCCACTTTGGCGGAATACGGCATTGAAGCGGCGGCAGACCCAAAACGCCCCGGCGTTTATGTCGGCGAGCGCAAAATCGCCTCACTCGGCTTGCGCATCAAAGACGGTTCCGTCTATCACGGCCTGGCATTAAACGTAAACATGGACTTAAGCCCGTTTACCCACATCAACCCCTGCGGCTATGCCGGCATGGAAATGACACAAATCGCGGATTTTGTCCAACCCTGTCCCACCTTGGACGAGGTTGCACAAAAACTGACCGCACACCTCGAGACACAACTCACACCGAAAGCGAACAATTAA